A single Arcanobacterium canis DNA region contains:
- a CDS encoding C40 family peptidase, with protein sequence MKRAVKYGLLSLTAFTVAAGGVQLASADPTTDDEVRDAHSAQAQTQSELSHVENELAQLSAQSSQLEEAAARAQAQAVRAEGDMNAAVNSAMDSQEKANAAKADVERARGELGNVSKAMYQNSAAGIQSSFYFMGADSLAQAQVKQRAFGTLASHVDSTVQAFQALLDIATALQKKADAAAQAATAVAQRVGSTADAAQAASDAVTAQLATASARRGQLAGVLAAQKGTTADLEAKRLDELEAERVARSKAAAAEIVEQARLDNEERAKGVADQARQEAAVEAAATKAAAKSAQESAQAAAQAAADADAATKAVKEKEAAQAAAFAQATAQKAQRAEAEKAERERLAQEARERAEAQRAAAERAAAEKAAAQARDKAEREAAQKRAAERAAAEKAAREHMQRQAQAKAAARKAAQKSSNSGSTSASGSSVVSYARQFEGVPYVWAGTSPNTGWDCVGFVWYVYQKFGITTPRRTGSYVNQFWGDYRQVPASQARPGDVLWWPGHVGLYTGNGMHIAAWNPSMGTQERAVWGKPVYLRVG encoded by the coding sequence GTGAAACGAGCAGTGAAATATGGGTTGCTGTCGTTGACTGCCTTCACGGTAGCCGCTGGTGGTGTTCAGCTGGCGAGCGCCGACCCTACAACTGACGATGAAGTCAGAGATGCCCATTCCGCACAGGCACAAACACAGAGCGAGCTGTCGCACGTAGAGAATGAGCTCGCACAGCTTTCCGCGCAGTCCTCACAGCTTGAAGAAGCGGCTGCACGTGCGCAGGCTCAAGCTGTGCGCGCCGAAGGTGACATGAACGCGGCTGTGAACAGTGCAATGGACTCCCAAGAAAAGGCGAACGCAGCGAAAGCAGACGTTGAGCGCGCTCGCGGCGAGCTTGGCAATGTCTCGAAGGCGATGTATCAAAATTCTGCTGCGGGAATTCAGTCTTCTTTCTACTTCATGGGTGCCGATTCCTTGGCTCAGGCTCAGGTGAAGCAGCGTGCCTTCGGTACCCTTGCCTCCCACGTTGACTCCACAGTTCAGGCGTTCCAGGCTCTTCTCGACATTGCGACTGCGCTTCAGAAGAAAGCCGACGCTGCAGCGCAGGCTGCAACCGCCGTCGCGCAGCGGGTTGGATCGACAGCGGATGCGGCACAGGCCGCGTCAGATGCCGTCACCGCTCAGCTTGCAACGGCTTCAGCCCGGCGTGGTCAGCTAGCCGGTGTCCTCGCCGCACAGAAGGGCACTACAGCTGATCTTGAGGCGAAGCGACTTGACGAGCTTGAGGCCGAGCGCGTGGCACGATCCAAGGCGGCAGCGGCAGAAATTGTTGAACAGGCTCGCCTCGATAACGAAGAGCGTGCCAAGGGCGTAGCTGATCAGGCTCGCCAAGAAGCTGCGGTTGAGGCGGCCGCCACCAAGGCGGCAGCAAAGTCAGCTCAGGAGAGCGCTCAAGCGGCCGCGCAGGCAGCGGCCGACGCCGACGCCGCGACCAAGGCTGTGAAGGAAAAGGAAGCTGCGCAGGCAGCAGCTTTTGCCCAGGCGACTGCGCAGAAGGCCCAACGTGCTGAGGCTGAAAAAGCTGAGCGTGAGCGTTTGGCTCAAGAGGCCCGTGAGCGTGCCGAAGCGCAGCGAGCAGCTGCCGAGCGTGCTGCGGCGGAAAAGGCTGCAGCTCAAGCGCGCGATAAGGCTGAGCGAGAAGCTGCACAGAAACGTGCTGCCGAGCGTGCTGCGGCGGAAAAGGCTGCCCGTGAGCACATGCAACGTCAGGCGCAAGCAAAAGCAGCGGCACGCAAAGCGGCACAAAAGTCGTCGAACTCGGGTTCAACTTCAGCCAGTGGATCGTCCGTTGTCTCTTACGCGCGCCAGTTTGAAGGCGTGCCGTACGTCTGGGCTGGTACTTCGCCAAACACCGGTTGGGACTGCGTGGGATTCGTTTGGTACGTCTACCAGAAATTTGGTATCACCACTCCTCGTCGCACAGGCTCGTATGTGAACCAATTCTGGGGTGATTATCGCCAGGTTCCTGCCTCTCAGGCTCGTCCTGGAGATGTGCTGTGGTGGCCGGGACATGTTGGGCTCTATACCGGAAACGGTATGCATATCGCTGCATGGAACCCATCAATGGGGACTCAAGAGCGTGCAGTGTGGGGTAAGCCCGTGTACCTGCGCGTTGGATGA